The genome window CATGGTGCTCGTTGATGGTTGTCTTGCAACCCCATCAAAAGGGAGAACCTCTTAAATTTCAAGAGGAAGTGTCAGATCAAGTCGGAACTATTTCAGCTTAAATGACCGCGTTACTGCAAGATCAACGTTCATTTGTTCTTCTCCTTAACCTTAATTTGAATCTCAACATCACCATCGACCGCCGCCCGGACAAGTCCAGCCGCGGTCTCCAAACGCCTGTCGGCACTGGGTCAGATATTCGTCATGTTTCCGATCCAATTTGGAGCGCAGTTCCGCTATGCGATCCGACAGCGCCTTTACCTTCTCAGTATCTGGATTTTCCTGTTCCCAGAGCGTCTCCAGCTCCATTTGTTTCGCGCTCAACTCCTGTCGCAACGGTAAGATCTCCTGCATAAACTGGGAACGCCTCTCGCGCCATTGCTTGCGCTGCTCAGGGGGCATGTCCTGCCAGCCTTGCGGGTCAGGCCCCATCTCTCTACCATACCCGCGCATCCCACGGCCCATGTCGCGATCATGGCCCATCATTCCAGATCCTCGACCGTGGTACCCTGATCCTTGGCCCATCATTCCCGGCCCCATGCCTTCAGTTCCGTATCCGGAACCTGAATAGGATGGGTTTTGTGTCTGCACCGATTGATTATCAGCCGCCCACAAAGGGGCTGCCAGCAAAAGCGATATTAACATAAAGCTTAATATTATCTTTCTCATGATCAATCTCCTTTCTGCTCAGTATATGAGCCTTTATATTCTCAAAGGCCATATATTTTCGATGCAATAGATGCTGATTATAGCCCATGAGT of Desulfomicrobium macestii contains these proteins:
- a CDS encoding periplasmic heavy metal sensor; the encoded protein is MRKIILSFMLISLLLAAPLWAADNQSVQTQNPSYSGSGYGTEGMGPGMMGQGSGYHGRGSGMMGHDRDMGRGMRGYGREMGPDPQGWQDMPPEQRKQWRERRSQFMQEILPLRQELSAKQMELETLWEQENPDTEKVKALSDRIAELRSKLDRKHDEYLTQCRQAFGDRGWTCPGGGRW